From a single Couchioplanes caeruleus genomic region:
- a CDS encoding M48 metallopeptidase family protein yields MARTRKPVVEVRRSQRRRRTVSAYREGERVVVLIPDRFSRAEETEWVARMLERLAAREERVQRTDGELLARAQRLTARYLSDHARHVIPASVRWVTNQNGRWGSCTPDDGTIRISHRIREMPDWVIDYVLLHELAHLVVPSHNATFWELVNRYPKAERARGYLEGISAATGLVLADD; encoded by the coding sequence ATGGCCAGGACGCGCAAGCCTGTCGTCGAAGTGCGGCGCAGCCAGCGCCGTCGTCGCACGGTGTCCGCGTACCGCGAGGGCGAGCGCGTCGTCGTCCTGATTCCCGACCGGTTCTCCCGCGCCGAGGAGACCGAGTGGGTCGCGCGGATGCTGGAGCGGCTGGCCGCCCGTGAGGAGCGCGTCCAGCGTACGGACGGGGAGTTGCTCGCGCGGGCGCAGCGGCTCACGGCTCGATATCTGTCCGACCATGCGAGGCATGTGATCCCGGCCAGCGTGCGATGGGTCACCAACCAGAACGGCCGCTGGGGCTCCTGTACGCCGGACGACGGCACGATCCGCATCTCCCACCGCATCCGGGAGATGCCGGACTGGGTCATCGACTACGTGCTGCTGCACGAGCTCGCGCACCTGGTCGTGCCCAGCCACAACGCCACCTTCTGGGAGCTGGTGAACCGCTACCCGAAGGCGGAACGGGCGCGCGGCTACCTGGAGGGCATCTCCGCCGCCACCGGCCTCGTCCTCGCCGACGACTAG
- a CDS encoding zinc-dependent metalloprotease yields the protein MPDIPFGFSLPGAQPPDPSDPQQMQQFMNQLQQMFAAPGSGPVNWDLARQVAASQLSATGDPSVNMYEHNAVSEALRLADLWLDPASALPSGIRDATAWNRNEWVYNTLDVWKKLCDPIAGRMVGAMGDLVPEEARAQLGPMQSMVATLGGALFGGQLGQALGQLAAEVLSAGDIGLPLGPAGTAALIPANIKTYGDGLEIPEDQVRLYVALREAAHQRLFQHVPWLRAHVLSAVETYANGITVNREAIEEAMSRVDPTDPESMQAMALEGIFTPEDTPQQKASLARLETALALIEGWVGHVVDSAAGDRLPSVAALSEAFRRRRAAGGPAEQTFAALVGLELRPRRLREAGALWAAVTEARGVQGRDALWDHPDLLPTDEDFADPQKFAASQLDWDISELDNLGDSDEGKEPGSTS from the coding sequence GTGCCTGATATCCCGTTCGGCTTCAGCCTGCCGGGCGCCCAGCCGCCCGATCCCTCCGACCCGCAGCAGATGCAGCAGTTCATGAATCAGCTGCAGCAGATGTTCGCCGCGCCCGGAAGTGGCCCGGTCAACTGGGATCTGGCGCGCCAGGTGGCCGCCAGCCAGCTGAGCGCGACCGGTGACCCGTCGGTGAACATGTACGAGCACAATGCCGTCTCCGAGGCCCTGCGCCTCGCCGACCTGTGGCTCGACCCGGCGTCGGCGCTGCCCTCGGGCATCCGCGACGCGACCGCCTGGAACAGGAACGAGTGGGTGTACAACACCCTCGACGTGTGGAAGAAGCTGTGCGACCCGATCGCCGGCCGCATGGTCGGCGCCATGGGCGACCTCGTGCCCGAAGAGGCGCGCGCCCAGCTCGGGCCGATGCAGTCGATGGTCGCCACGCTCGGCGGCGCGCTGTTCGGCGGCCAGCTCGGCCAAGCCCTGGGCCAGCTCGCCGCGGAGGTGCTGTCGGCCGGCGACATCGGCCTGCCGCTCGGCCCGGCCGGCACCGCCGCGCTCATCCCGGCCAACATCAAGACGTACGGCGACGGCCTCGAGATCCCCGAGGACCAGGTCCGGCTCTACGTGGCGCTGCGCGAGGCGGCCCACCAGCGACTGTTCCAGCACGTGCCGTGGCTGCGCGCGCACGTGCTCAGCGCGGTGGAGACGTATGCGAACGGCATCACGGTCAACCGGGAGGCGATCGAGGAGGCGATGAGCCGCGTCGATCCCACCGACCCGGAATCGATGCAGGCCATGGCGCTCGAGGGCATTTTCACGCCGGAGGACACGCCGCAGCAGAAGGCCAGCCTCGCCCGCCTCGAGACGGCGCTCGCGCTCATCGAGGGCTGGGTCGGCCACGTCGTCGACTCGGCGGCCGGCGACCGGCTGCCGTCCGTCGCCGCGCTCAGCGAGGCGTTCCGGCGCCGCCGCGCGGCCGGCGGCCCGGCCGAGCAGACCTTCGCGGCCCTCGTCGGTCTCGAGCTGCGCCCGCGCCGCCTCCGCGAGGCGGGCGCGCTGTGGGCGGCGGTCACCGAGGCCCGCGGTGTGCAGGGCCGCGACGCGCTGTGGGACCACCCGGACCTGCTGCCGACCGACGAGGACTTCGCCGACCCGCAGAAGTTCGCCGCCAGCCAGCTCGACTGGGACATCTCCGAGCTCGACAACCTCGGCGATTCCGACGAAGGCAAAGAACCAGGATCAACGTCCTGA